Below is a window of Undibacterium sp. YM2 DNA.
AAACCAATATGGGCGAAATCGTCATTGAGCTCTACCCGGAAGCAGCCCCAAAAACAGTGGATAATTTTCTCAAGTATGTCAAAAGCGGACACTACAAAGGAACGATTTTTCATCGCGTCATTGATAACTTCATGATACAGGGCGGCGGTTATGACAAGGACATGAAAGAGAAGCCGACAAATAAACCGGTACCGCTGGAAGCACGCGAAGCACTGGAACATGGCTTGAAAAATGACCTGGGTGTAGTTGCCATGGCCCGTACGCAAGACCCTAACTCTGCCAGCGCGCAGTTTTTTATCAATGTTAAAGATAATGACTTCCTGAATCACCAGGTCTTGCCTGAAGGTGATCCGGTCGAATTCCAGTACCGTGGTAACACTGTCACGGAACGACGCGCCCGAGCACTGGCGATGACTGCTGGCTATACGCCCTTTGGCAAAGTCATCAAGGGCATGGAAGTCGTAGAAAAAATTAAAGTGGTAGAAACTGGTGAAGCTAAAATGATGCAAAATGTACCAAACAAACCAGTTATCATCCAATCCGCTACCTTGTTAAAATAAACAAATCACTAAACTTTTTAAAATGAAGGACTATCATGGCCGTTATTCTGACCACCAACTTCGGTGACATCAAGATTGAACTGAACGAAGAAAAAGCTCCAAAAACTGTTGCCAATTTCCTGGCCTATGTTGAATCTGGTCACTACAACGGCACGATTTTCCATCGCGTGATTGACGGTTTCATGATACAAGGCGGCGGTTTTGAGCCAGGCATGAACCAAAAATCCACCAATGCGCCTATCGAAAATGAAGCCAAGAATGGCTTGAAAAACGAGCGTTATGCATTGGCCATGGCACGTACTGGCGACCCGCACTCTGCTTCTGCACAGTTCTTCATCAACACGGCAAACAACAGCTTCCTTGACTATCCAGGTCAGGACGGCTGGGGTTACTGCGTATTT
It encodes the following:
- a CDS encoding peptidylprolyl isomerase: MLNMKISKSGLSSVLLGTCLMMASAFSFAEGQPKVSLKTNMGEIVIELYPEAAPKTVDNFLKYVKSGHYKGTIFHRVIDNFMIQGGGYDKDMKEKPTNKPVPLEAREALEHGLKNDLGVVAMARTQDPNSASAQFFINVKDNDFLNHQVLPEGDPVEFQYRGNTVTERRARALAMTAGYTPFGKVIKGMEVVEKIKVVETGEAKMMQNVPNKPVIIQSATLLK
- a CDS encoding peptidylprolyl isomerase — its product is MAVILTTNFGDIKIELNEEKAPKTVANFLAYVESGHYNGTIFHRVIDGFMIQGGGFEPGMNQKSTNAPIENEAKNGLKNERYALAMARTGDPHSASAQFFINTANNSFLDYPGQDGWGYCVFGKVVEGTDVVDKIKGVKTTRTGMFQDVPVENVVIEKTQIV